Proteins encoded within one genomic window of bacterium:
- a CDS encoding GTPase, whose product MRKKVIIMGAAGRDFHNFNVFYRGNENYEVVAFTATQIPDIEGRKYPAVLAGSLYPDGIPIEAEEKLSDLIRKHCADEVVFSYSDVSHEYVMDKASWALSRGADFRLLGPKSTMISSKIPVISVCAVRTGAGKSQTSRAIASILRKHGIRYAAVRHPMPYGDLAAQAVQRFDSIEDMDSQKCTIEEREEYEPHIRAGNTVFAGVDYGAILAECEKEFQLVIWDGGNNDVPFYKSDLAIVVADPLRAGHERRYYPGAVNFRMADLILINKIDSASPEQIKEVEDAAKLLNPGAKIIKSASPVKVEDESVVRGKRVLVVEDGPTLTHGEMKTGAGTVAALRFGASEIVNPLPYAVGRIKASIDKYNQTAPLLPALGYGAEQLADMKASINSVPCDSVVIGTPIDLGKIIEINKPSTRVYYDLDDMALPELENSVSELLRKRGLIE is encoded by the coding sequence ATTTACTGCTACTCAGATTCCAGACATCGAAGGCAGAAAATACCCTGCAGTACTTGCAGGCTCACTGTACCCGGACGGAATTCCGATTGAGGCGGAGGAGAAGCTTTCAGATTTAATCAGGAAGCATTGTGCTGATGAAGTTGTTTTTTCATATTCAGATGTCAGTCATGAATACGTAATGGACAAGGCTTCATGGGCGCTTTCCCGTGGCGCGGATTTTCGTCTTCTTGGACCTAAGTCGACCATGATTTCTTCTAAAATACCAGTAATATCTGTTTGTGCAGTTCGTACCGGCGCAGGCAAGTCTCAAACTTCAAGAGCTATAGCATCCATACTGCGTAAGCATGGGATACGTTATGCGGCTGTCCGGCACCCTATGCCTTATGGCGACCTTGCCGCACAAGCTGTTCAGAGGTTCGATTCGATAGAAGATATGGATAGTCAAAAATGCACAATAGAAGAACGCGAGGAATACGAACCTCATATTCGTGCAGGTAATACTGTTTTTGCCGGCGTAGATTACGGTGCGATACTTGCAGAATGTGAAAAGGAGTTTCAGCTTGTAATTTGGGATGGCGGAAACAACGATGTTCCCTTCTACAAATCCGATCTTGCAATTGTTGTAGCTGATCCACTCAGGGCAGGTCATGAGCGGCGTTATTACCCGGGGGCGGTAAATTTCCGTATGGCCGATCTCATTCTGATTAACAAGATAGATTCTGCCTCACCCGAACAGATAAAAGAGGTAGAAGACGCCGCTAAATTACTTAACCCTGGCGCCAAGATCATTAAATCTGCATCCCCTGTTAAAGTGGAGGACGAGAGTGTTGTTCGGGGTAAAAGAGTTCTTGTTGTAGAGGACGGTCCTACGCTGACGCACGGCGAGATGAAAACTGGAGCCGGGACTGTAGCTGCACTGCGTTTTGGCGCCTCCGAGATTGTGAACCCTTTGCCTTATGCTGTTGGTCGTATTAAAGCCTCTATTGATAAGTACAATCAGACGGCGCCTCTGCTGCCAGCGCTTGGATATGGAGCAGAACAACTAGCGGATATGAAGGCCTCAATAAACTCTGTTCCTTGTGATTCGGTTGTAATTGGGACTCCTATAGATCTTGGAAAGATAATAGAAATCAATAAACCTTCTACAAGGGTTTACTATGATCTTGATGATATGGCACTTCCGGAACTCGAAAATTCAGTCTCAGAACTTTTACGGAAACGCGGTTTAATTGAATAA